Proteins from a single region of Parasedimentitalea psychrophila:
- a CDS encoding ABC transporter ATP-binding protein codes for MNILSTKGLTKAYGGIKANTDIDFVLPRGKTMALIGPNGAGKSTFVGMLCGRISATSGDVFFEGQNINALAAHQRISLGIAYTFQITSVFAGLTLHENVALAARRRLGADAAAVNAKVADVLARVGLTDRAEQIAGDLSYGHQRLLEIAMGLAQDPRLFILDEPTQGLADSEVADFIALINALAGETTILLIEHNMDVVMQTAAYITVLNGGEILAAGTPDEIHANEAVQAAYLGTTTNA; via the coding sequence ATGAATATCCTGTCGACCAAGGGCCTGACCAAGGCCTATGGGGGCATCAAGGCCAATACAGACATCGACTTTGTCCTGCCTCGCGGCAAGACCATGGCGCTGATCGGCCCCAATGGTGCGGGCAAATCGACCTTTGTCGGCATGCTCTGTGGCCGCATATCAGCCACCAGTGGTGATGTGTTCTTTGAGGGGCAGAATATCAATGCCCTTGCGGCGCATCAGCGGATCTCGCTGGGCATTGCCTATACCTTCCAGATCACCTCGGTCTTTGCCGGGCTGACGTTGCATGAAAACGTCGCACTGGCGGCGCGCCGCAGGTTGGGCGCGGATGCCGCGGCGGTGAATGCCAAGGTGGCGGATGTTTTGGCGCGGGTGGGATTGACCGACCGCGCCGAGCAGATTGCCGGCGATCTGAGTTATGGCCATCAGCGCCTGCTGGAAATCGCCATGGGACTGGCGCAGGACCCGCGATTGTTCATTCTGGACGAACCCACCCAAGGGCTGGCGGATTCCGAGGTGGCCGATTTCATCGCGCTGATCAATGCGCTGGCGGGGGAAACCACCATCCTGCTGATCGAACATAACATGGATGTGGTGATGCAGACCGCGGCCTATATCACGGTGCTGAACGGCGGCGAGATCCTGGCGGCGGGCACCCCCGACGAAATCCACGCAAACGAGGCGGTGCAAGCGGCCTATCTGGGGACCACCACCAATGCTTGA
- a CDS encoding GatB/YqeY domain-containing protein: protein MDMRTRVTTALKQAMKDRAASRLATLRLITAAIKDMEIAARGDGEEITIADSDILAILSKMTKQRNESARAYEEGGRLDLAERELEEIAIIEEFLPKQLAESEVRDAIRAAVASTGANSIRDMGKVMGALKSKYTGQMDFGKVGPLVKDQLCSGGDC, encoded by the coding sequence ATGGATATGCGCACACGGGTCACCACGGCTCTGAAGCAGGCAATGAAGGATCGGGCTGCAAGCCGCCTGGCTACCCTGCGTCTGATCACTGCTGCGATCAAGGACATGGAAATTGCCGCGCGGGGGGATGGCGAAGAGATCACCATCGCCGACAGCGACATTCTGGCGATTCTCAGCAAGATGACCAAACAGCGCAACGAAAGTGCCCGCGCCTACGAAGAAGGCGGTCGTTTGGATCTGGCCGAGCGAGAGCTTGAGGAAATCGCCATCATCGAAGAGTTTCTGCCCAAGCAATTGGCCGAGTCTGAGGTGCGGGATGCCATTCGGGCGGCGGTTGCCAGCACCGGTGCCAATTCGATCCGCGACATGGGCAAGGTCATGGGGGCGCTGAAATCGAAATACACCGGCCAGATGGATTTTGGCAAAGTCGGGCCACTGGTCAAGGATCAGCTTTGCTCGGGCGGTGACTGCTGA
- a CDS encoding sulfite exporter TauE/SafE family protein: MMDMTAYFFVFAIPAVIFAGISKGGFGSGAAFASSSFLAIILEPGFALALMLPLLMLVDLASLKPYWGRWNLRDSALLLVGGLPGVMLGTLLYRAVNADAMRVMIGVISVGFVVWQMSTNLRKNLVDRPPMPEWAGALAGVVAGFTSFVSHAGGPPAAVYMLGRRMSKTEYQASTVLVFGVLNSAKLIPYGFLGLFTLETLQLDLILAPFALIGAWIGVNLHHKMPEKAFFALTYVLLTCTGVKLIWDGLT, translated from the coding sequence TTGATGGACATGACAGCATATTTCTTCGTCTTTGCGATCCCTGCGGTAATATTTGCCGGCATCAGCAAGGGCGGGTTTGGATCCGGCGCGGCCTTTGCCTCATCTTCGTTTCTGGCGATCATTCTTGAGCCGGGCTTTGCGCTGGCGCTGATGTTGCCGCTGCTGATGCTGGTCGATCTGGCCTCGCTGAAACCCTATTGGGGCCGCTGGAATTTGCGCGACTCAGCCTTGTTGCTGGTCGGTGGTCTGCCCGGTGTGATGCTGGGAACACTGCTGTACCGGGCCGTGAACGCCGATGCCATGCGGGTGATGATCGGGGTGATCTCGGTTGGCTTTGTCGTCTGGCAGATGTCGACCAACCTGCGAAAAAATCTGGTCGATCGCCCGCCGATGCCGGAATGGGCCGGGGCGCTGGCCGGGGTTGTCGCCGGTTTCACCAGTTTTGTCAGCCATGCAGGTGGCCCACCGGCGGCGGTCTATATGCTGGGGCGTAGGATGAGCAAGACCGAGTATCAGGCCTCGACCGTGCTGGTGTTTGGAGTGCTGAACTCGGCCAAACTCATCCCTTACGGGTTTCTTGGCCTGTTCACCCTGGAAACCCTGCAACTGGATCTGATCCTGGCGCCCTTTGCGCTGATCGGCGCCTGGATTGGCGTCAACCTGCACCACAAGATGCCCGAAAAGGCGTTTTTTGCGCTGACCTATGTTCTGCTGACCTGCACCGGCGTCAAACTGATCTGGGATGGGCTGACCTAG
- a CDS encoding branched-chain amino acid ABC transporter permease, which translates to MDFGPHLLLASLEGAVTAAILALTAMGLSIVFGVMRVVNVAHGEFYMLGAVIAWWVTSLIGGHPAIGFILALGIAPLVVGLLAAAADKLILQKINYDPDRTIVATIGLMYIIQQTTLMTFGPDARPVQPPFNTRLALPWFEYGESGFAMVWPWGLSITSYKLFVIVAAVAILTTLWLLITRSKVGLIMRATQLDSETALAFGVPVDRVYMWVFGLGAGLAAVGAVLVVPIQQAHYLMGHDPLLLAFITVIIGGLGSLPGTIIAAILIGMSDGIISVFFSPTLAKIIATLLVAMVLAFRPQGLLGRSAH; encoded by the coding sequence ATGGACTTTGGTCCTCACTTACTGCTGGCCTCACTTGAAGGCGCTGTGACGGCGGCCATTCTGGCCCTGACGGCCATGGGGCTGAGCATTGTGTTTGGCGTCATGCGCGTCGTCAATGTGGCACATGGAGAATTCTACATGCTGGGCGCGGTGATCGCCTGGTGGGTGACCTCGCTAATTGGTGGCCATCCGGCGATTGGCTTTATCCTGGCGCTGGGGATCGCACCGCTGGTGGTGGGTCTGTTGGCCGCTGCTGCTGACAAGCTGATCCTGCAAAAGATCAACTATGACCCCGACCGCACCATCGTGGCGACGATCGGGCTGATGTATATCATCCAGCAGACCACGCTGATGACATTTGGCCCCGATGCCCGCCCGGTGCAGCCGCCGTTCAACACCCGCCTTGCCCTGCCTTGGTTTGAGTACGGCGAAAGCGGCTTTGCCATGGTCTGGCCCTGGGGGCTCAGCATCACCAGTTACAAATTATTCGTGATCGTCGCGGCGGTGGCTATCCTGACCACCCTGTGGTTGCTGATCACCCGCAGCAAGGTCGGCTTGATCATGCGCGCCACACAATTGGACAGCGAAACCGCGCTGGCCTTTGGGGTGCCGGTGGACCGGGTCTATATGTGGGTGTTTGGCTTGGGTGCCGGACTGGCCGCCGTAGGAGCGGTGCTGGTGGTGCCAATTCAGCAGGCGCATTACCTGATGGGGCATGACCCGCTGCTGCTGGCCTTCATCACCGTGATCATCGGCGGTCTGGGCAGTCTGCCCGGCACCATTATTGCCGCCATTCTGATCGGCATGAGCGACGGCATCATCTCAGTCTTCTTTTCGCCGACGCTGGCCAAGATCATCGCAACACTGTTGGTGGCCATGGTGTTGGCGTTTCGCCCGCAGGGTCTGTTGGGGAGGTCAGCACATTGA
- a CDS encoding branched-chain amino acid ABC transporter permease, giving the protein MTDTQRSNLLHLGVIALLAAAFFILPAYHVGNLSRIMVLAVYAIGYNFLFGYTGLLSLGHALFFAAGMYGLGLSMELFDLTSAPALAVGLASALVVSAVIGFLALRTSGVSFMIVTLMFAQAGYLSILYFGSYTRGDEGFVIPQAERVMFGVDLSQDTTRYFAALLLFSICFLAVARLVQSPFGRTLIAIRENEERARMLGYNTVAHKLKAVIISGTISGLAGAAYALLFGYAGATFATVQYSIFPLLWVLLGGAGTTIGPLIGVIFMFYLIDLSSSITSAYMLIAGVVLVLLTLFAPQGLAGELRKRVFKWMP; this is encoded by the coding sequence TTGACCGATACCCAGCGTTCCAACCTGCTGCATCTGGGGGTGATTGCCCTGCTGGCAGCGGCGTTTTTCATTCTGCCCGCCTATCACGTCGGCAACCTGTCGCGCATCATGGTGCTGGCGGTCTATGCCATCGGCTATAATTTCCTGTTTGGCTATACCGGCCTGCTTAGCCTTGGCCATGCGTTGTTCTTTGCCGCAGGCATGTACGGCCTAGGCCTGTCGATGGAGCTGTTCGATCTGACCTCAGCCCCGGCGCTGGCGGTTGGGCTGGCCTCGGCGCTGGTGGTGTCAGCGGTGATCGGCTTTCTGGCGCTGCGCACCAGTGGCGTGTCCTTCATGATCGTGACGCTAATGTTTGCCCAAGCCGGATATCTGTCGATCCTGTATTTTGGCAGCTACACACGTGGCGACGAAGGCTTTGTCATTCCGCAGGCCGAGCGGGTGATGTTCGGGGTGGATCTAAGCCAGGACACCACCCGCTATTTCGCCGCACTGCTGCTGTTTTCGATCTGCTTTCTCGCCGTTGCCCGATTGGTGCAATCGCCATTTGGCCGCACCCTGATTGCGATCCGCGAGAACGAGGAACGGGCCCGGATGCTGGGCTATAACACAGTCGCGCACAAGCTGAAGGCGGTGATCATCTCGGGCACCATATCGGGCCTTGCGGGTGCGGCATATGCGCTTCTGTTTGGCTATGCCGGAGCGACCTTTGCCACCGTGCAATATTCGATCTTTCCGCTGCTCTGGGTGTTGCTGGGGGGGGCTGGCACCACCATCGGGCCGCTGATCGGTGTCATCTTCATGTTCTATCTGATTGATTTGAGCAGTTCGATCACCTCGGCCTATATGCTGATTGCCGGCGTTGTGCTGGTGCTGTTGACGCTGTTTGCGCCGCAGGGACTGGCGGGCGAACTCAGGAAGCGAGTGTTCAAATGGATGCCATGA
- the carA gene encoding glutamine-hydrolyzing carbamoyl-phosphate synthase small subunit: MADTAPSKPTACLAMADGTVFYGAGFGATGQTVAELCFNTAMTGYQEIMTDPSYAGQIVTFTFPHIGNTGVTPEDDETGNPVAAGMVVKWDPTLASNWRSTEELKDWLTRTGRIAIGGIDTRRLTRAIRQQGAPHVALAHDPDGNFDVEALVASARAWSGLEGMDLAKDVTCAQSYRWDEMRWAWPDGFPKQSAAKHKVVAIDYGAKRNILRCLASAGCDVTVLPASASAEEILAHNPDGVFLSNGPGDPAATGEYAVPMIKTILDTTELPVFGICLGHQMLALALGAKTVKMNHGHHGANHPVKEYATGKVEITSMNHGFAVDAQTLPDGVEETHVSLFDGSNCGIRLADRPVFSVQQHPEASPGPQDSFYLFERFAEAMAARKAAVA; the protein is encoded by the coding sequence ATGGCCGATACCGCCCCGTCCAAGCCCACCGCATGCCTGGCAATGGCCGATGGTACAGTGTTTTATGGCGCAGGTTTTGGTGCCACCGGACAAACCGTCGCCGAGCTCTGCTTTAACACGGCTATGACCGGTTATCAGGAGATCATGACGGACCCGTCTTATGCCGGTCAGATCGTCACCTTCACCTTCCCGCATATCGGCAATACCGGTGTGACCCCGGAAGACGACGAAACGGGCAACCCGGTGGCCGCGGGTATGGTGGTCAAATGGGACCCGACCCTGGCCAGCAACTGGCGCAGCACCGAGGAATTGAAGGACTGGCTGACCCGCACCGGGCGCATTGCCATTGGCGGCATCGACACCCGCCGCCTGACCCGTGCGATTCGCCAGCAGGGCGCGCCGCATGTGGCGCTGGCGCATGACCCCGACGGCAATTTCGATGTCGAGGCACTGGTGGCCTCTGCCCGCGCATGGTCAGGGTTGGAAGGCATGGATCTGGCCAAGGACGTGACCTGTGCGCAGAGCTATCGCTGGGACGAAATGCGTTGGGCCTGGCCTGACGGCTTCCCCAAGCAGAGTGCTGCCAAGCACAAGGTTGTCGCCATCGATTATGGTGCCAAGCGCAATATCCTGCGCTGCCTTGCCTCGGCTGGCTGTGATGTCACCGTGCTACCCGCCAGTGCCAGTGCCGAAGAGATTCTGGCGCATAACCCCGATGGTGTGTTCCTGTCCAACGGCCCTGGTGATCCGGCCGCAACCGGCGAATATGCGGTGCCGATGATCAAGACCATTCTCGACACCACCGAGCTGCCGGTGTTTGGCATTTGTCTGGGTCACCAGATGCTGGCGCTGGCGCTGGGGGCCAAGACCGTGAAGATGAACCACGGCCACCACGGCGCCAACCACCCGGTCAAGGAATACGCGACTGGCAAGGTCGAGATCACCTCGATGAACCACGGGTTTGCGGTAGACGCCCAGACCCTGCCCGACGGCGTTGAGGAAACCCATGTATCGCTGTTCGACGGCTCTAACTGTGGCATCCGTCTGGCCGACCGCCCGGTGTTCTCGGTGCAGCAGCACCCCGAGGCCAGCCCCGGCCCGCAGGACAGTTTTTACCTGTTTGAGCGCTTTGCCGAGGCGATGGCCGCCCGCAAAGCGGCGGTGGCGTAA
- a CDS encoding ABC transporter ATP-binding protein — MLEINDIQVAYGRVQALFGVSLTAKPGEILCILGRNGAGKTTIMKSIMGLLPLMSGSIHLDGEEISALPPHKIPTRRVGYVPQGRRLFSELTVAENIEMGMMTCKSDEDTREWVLDIFPRLRERLQQQASTLSGGEQQMLATARALCLRPKVLLLDEPTEGLQPSMIEQIRQVVVRMRDDGVAVILVEQRVDAVLSIADKVAFIEHGQTREMLEAAELRADPQKIHQYLGV; from the coding sequence ATGCTTGAAATCAATGACATTCAGGTTGCCTATGGCCGGGTGCAGGCGCTGTTTGGTGTATCTCTGACCGCCAAACCGGGCGAGATCCTGTGTATTCTGGGCCGCAATGGGGCTGGCAAGACAACCATCATGAAATCCATCATGGGGCTGCTGCCGCTAATGTCGGGCAGCATCCATCTGGACGGCGAAGAGATCAGCGCCCTGCCCCCCCATAAGATCCCCACCCGGCGGGTTGGCTATGTACCACAGGGGCGGCGGTTGTTTTCCGAGCTGACCGTGGCTGAGAACATCGAGATGGGCATGATGACCTGCAAATCAGATGAGGACACCCGCGAATGGGTGCTCGACATCTTTCCCCGCCTGCGTGAACGGTTGCAGCAACAGGCCAGCACCCTGTCGGGGGGGGAACAGCAGATGCTGGCAACCGCCCGCGCCCTGTGTTTGCGGCCAAAGGTCTTGCTGCTGGATGAGCCGACCGAAGGCTTGCAGCCCTCGATGATTGAGCAGATCCGGCAGGTTGTGGTGCGCATGCGCGACGACGGTGTTGCGGTCATTTTGGTGGAGCAACGGGTGGATGCGGTGTTGTCGATTGCCGACAAGGTGGCGTTTATCGAACATGGCCAGACCCGCGAGATGCTGGAGGCCGCAGAGCTGCGCGCTGATCCGCAGAAAATCCACCAATATCTGGGGGTTTGA
- a CDS encoding glycosyltransferase, whose product MPDESVVFRDPQPLHPPQLRRRLGRHLVDARAIRDTDLLRALVLQRHQDAPLGHILISQGWADPDQVLEALSQQQGLQRVDLSDITADSRLLNRKPAQFWLKHRAVPWTYSGSQLVVAIAHPEHFETLKTALRGSFDSIRPVLAAEDQVTAFLTAHFRKELALAASTRVPLQDSSRHWHTSNRPLRPLMLLVALAGLTGFAPRLVFTGFCALSVIALSLFVGLKLIGFASHLARAAPVGQPPLAGGAPHKIRRLPRISMLVPLFHESEVSKALLRRLQRLTYPRSLLEVFLVLEEHDEITRNALAKVTLPRWVKIVEVPKFGSLTTKPRAMNYALDFCHGDIIGVWDAEDAPARGQLEQVARRFEQVDADVACLQGVLDFYNPRSNWLSRCFTLEYASWFRIVLPGLAHLGLVIPLGGTTLFVRRDALEKLGGWDAHNVTEDADLGVRLYRAGYRTEMIATATHEEANCRPWPWIRQRSRWLKGFMVTYLVHMRRPRVLLTQLGWKRFLGFQAFFLGSVGQFLLAPFLWSFWLILLGLPHPSAALLPAGLLIGTTLMLIVFELLGICIAIMAAFASNRRSLALWAPTMMLYFPLGAVAAYKALHELIWHPFFWDKTEHGHRSAEPETPPPAP is encoded by the coding sequence ATGCCTGATGAGTCGGTTGTTTTTCGTGATCCGCAGCCACTACATCCGCCGCAGTTGCGCCGCCGCCTTGGCCGTCACCTTGTTGACGCCCGGGCGATCCGAGATACCGATTTGCTGCGGGCGCTGGTGTTGCAACGCCACCAGGACGCGCCGCTTGGCCATATTCTGATAAGTCAGGGCTGGGCCGATCCGGATCAGGTGCTTGAGGCGCTGTCGCAACAACAGGGCCTGCAACGGGTCGATCTTTCAGACATCACCGCAGACTCTCGGCTGCTAAACCGCAAGCCGGCGCAATTCTGGCTCAAGCACCGGGCCGTTCCGTGGACGTATAGTGGCTCGCAACTTGTCGTGGCCATTGCCCACCCCGAGCACTTTGAAACCTTAAAGACTGCCCTGCGCGGCAGTTTCGATTCCATCCGACCAGTGCTGGCGGCTGAGGACCAGGTCACCGCGTTCCTGACCGCGCATTTTCGCAAGGAATTGGCATTGGCGGCCAGCACCCGTGTGCCGCTGCAAGACAGCAGCCGCCACTGGCACACCAGCAACCGCCCATTGCGGCCCCTGATGTTGTTGGTCGCACTCGCCGGGCTAACGGGGTTTGCCCCACGGCTGGTTTTCACGGGTTTCTGCGCCTTGTCGGTGATCGCGCTGAGCCTGTTCGTCGGCTTGAAACTGATCGGCTTCGCCTCCCATCTGGCCAGGGCCGCGCCTGTTGGACAGCCGCCACTGGCAGGTGGTGCGCCGCACAAGATCCGCCGCCTGCCGCGCATATCTATGTTGGTGCCGCTGTTCCACGAATCCGAGGTCAGCAAGGCGCTGCTGCGACGCCTGCAGCGGCTGACCTACCCGCGCTCGCTGCTAGAAGTGTTTCTGGTGCTCGAGGAACACGACGAGATCACCCGTAACGCGCTGGCCAAAGTAACCCTGCCCCGGTGGGTGAAAATCGTGGAGGTGCCGAAATTTGGCAGCCTCACCACCAAGCCCCGCGCGATGAACTATGCGCTCGACTTTTGCCATGGGGATATCATCGGCGTGTGGGATGCCGAAGATGCCCCGGCGCGCGGTCAGCTGGAACAGGTCGCCCGCAGATTTGAACAGGTGGATGCCGATGTTGCCTGCTTGCAGGGCGTCCTGGACTTCTACAATCCGCGCTCCAACTGGCTGTCGCGCTGTTTCACCCTGGAATACGCCAGCTGGTTTCGCATTGTGCTTCCGGGGCTTGCGCATCTGGGGCTGGTGATCCCACTGGGCGGCACCACATTGTTTGTACGGCGCGATGCGCTGGAGAAACTGGGCGGATGGGATGCCCATAATGTCACCGAAGACGCCGATCTTGGGGTCCGGCTGTACCGGGCCGGTTACCGAACCGAAATGATCGCCACCGCCACCCATGAGGAGGCTAATTGCCGCCCCTGGCCCTGGATCCGCCAACGATCCCGGTGGCTCAAGGGCTTCATGGTGACCTATCTGGTCCATATGCGACGGCCCCGGGTGCTGCTGACACAGCTGGGATGGAAACGTTTTCTGGGGTTTCAGGCCTTTTTCCTGGGCAGCGTCGGGCAGTTTCTGCTGGCGCCGTTCCTGTGGTCCTTCTGGCTGATCCTGCTGGGCCTACCGCATCCCAGCGCCGCGCTGCTGCCCGCAGGCCTGCTGATTGGCACCACCCTCATGCTGATTGTGTTTGAGCTGCTGGGGATCTGCATTGCCATAATGGCAGCCTTTGCCTCTAACCGGCGCAGCCTGGCGCTCTGGGCGCCAACCATGATGCTCTATTTTCCGCTGGGTGCGGTGGCGGCTTACAAAGCCCTGCATGAGCTGATCTGGCACCCGTTTTTCTGGGATAAAACGGAGCATGGCCATCGCAGTGCCGAGCCGGAAACGCCGCCCCCAGCGCCTTAG